The following coding sequences lie in one Oscillatoria salina IIICB1 genomic window:
- a CDS encoding M48 family metallopeptidase produces the protein MKFSYSVLLVSLGIFLPHSGVFAETLKPLEVEIVLNQSVSAASQKSNDETTSINDSPEIILSEIQSLGIVQTQDFSATLPERDREINSTNDSPDLILSEITLEITTEVDAEPVFAVPTEEVTPESTQEVPAEEVIPESPIPGEATVEEITEDAEIETELSPEEIARQQKLIEADRLFLAGDIAAATQLYREAKPPFAREIRAEIENQPEAIYNLTELAPAGAVYWRLSEEGLAQELESKIFVPLKFLVEQHPEFIPGHVRYVEALKKYDRTDEAITALERAIALYPNEPILLQTAIEVYSEQEKWLEASLIARQFALMNPEHEQAEEFRELADENLARYQRHLRRELRGNAIANVITGAIGYAVTGNLFGPLSALETTVLMLRGESAVGSRLANQAQAQLPMLEDEEVLEYVRAIGNKLVLAAGRDDFDYQFYVIMDDRLNAFALPGGKVFVNAGAILKSNSEAELAGLLAHELSHAVLSHGFQLVTEGNLTANLTQFFPFGGTAANLIVLNYSREMERQADILGTKILVASGYAADGLHNLMITLDEEDNLNIPAWFSTHPDPDERIYNLEKLILTNGYNRYTYEGVARHLEIQKQVAELWSEYQETEEYKQRQNFRF, from the coding sequence ATGAAATTTTCTTACTCGGTATTGTTGGTTAGTTTAGGAATTTTCTTACCTCATTCTGGGGTTTTTGCGGAAACATTGAAGCCCCTGGAAGTGGAAATTGTTTTAAATCAGTCGGTTAGCGCTGCTAGTCAGAAAAGTAATGATGAAACTACTTCAATTAATGATTCTCCTGAAATAATTCTTTCGGAAATACAATCTCTCGGAATTGTTCAAACTCAGGATTTTAGTGCAACGCTTCCGGAACGCGATCGCGAAATTAATTCTACCAATGATTCTCCCGATCTCATTCTCTCGGAAATAACTTTAGAAATAACTACTGAAGTTGATGCTGAACCAGTTTTTGCAGTACCTACGGAAGAAGTAACTCCAGAATCTACTCAGGAAGTACCCGCAGAAGAAGTTATTCCTGAATCTCCTATTCCTGGGGAAGCAACAGTTGAGGAAATAACTGAAGACGCGGAAATAGAAACAGAGTTATCTCCCGAAGAAATTGCTCGTCAGCAGAAACTTATTGAAGCAGATCGATTGTTTTTAGCTGGAGATATTGCCGCAGCTACCCAATTATATCGGGAAGCAAAACCACCTTTTGCTCGTGAAATCAGAGCTGAGATAGAAAATCAACCAGAAGCAATTTATAATCTCACAGAATTAGCGCCAGCAGGTGCAGTTTATTGGCGACTTTCTGAAGAAGGTTTAGCACAAGAATTAGAAAGTAAAATCTTTGTTCCTTTAAAGTTTTTGGTCGAACAACATCCGGAATTTATTCCCGGTCACGTGCGTTATGTTGAGGCTTTGAAAAAGTACGATCGCACTGATGAAGCTATTACAGCATTGGAGCGAGCGATCGCGCTGTATCCTAACGAACCAATTTTACTCCAAACTGCAATTGAAGTTTATAGCGAGCAAGAAAAGTGGTTGGAAGCTTCCTTAATTGCGCGTCAGTTTGCTTTAATGAATCCAGAACACGAGCAGGCTGAAGAATTTCGGGAATTAGCTGATGAGAATTTAGCGCGCTATCAGCGACATTTGCGGAGAGAGTTGCGCGGAAATGCGATCGCTAATGTTATTACTGGTGCAATTGGTTATGCTGTTACAGGTAATTTATTTGGTCCCCTTTCCGCTTTGGAAACTACGGTTTTGATGTTGAGGGGAGAGTCAGCAGTAGGATCTCGTCTTGCTAACCAAGCGCAAGCACAACTTCCAATGCTAGAGGATGAAGAAGTGCTGGAATATGTTCGCGCGATCGGTAATAAACTTGTTTTAGCTGCGGGACGCGATGATTTTGACTATCAATTTTATGTCATTATGGACGATCGCTTGAATGCTTTTGCACTTCCGGGAGGTAAGGTATTTGTTAATGCTGGGGCTATTCTTAAAAGTAACTCGGAAGCTGAGTTAGCTGGTTTGTTAGCACATGAATTATCTCATGCTGTGCTTTCTCATGGTTTTCAATTGGTTACTGAAGGAAATCTTACTGCTAATCTTACTCAATTTTTTCCTTTTGGCGGCACTGCGGCTAATTTAATTGTGCTTAATTATAGTCGCGAGATGGAACGTCAAGCTGATATTCTCGGTACAAAAATTTTGGTTGCTAGCGGTTATGCAGCCGATGGATTACACAATTTAATGATTACTCTGGATGAGGAAGATAATCTCAATATTCCTGCTTGGTTTTCTACTCACCCAGATCCGGACGAACGCATTTATAATTTGGAAAAGTTAATTCTGACTAATGGTTATAATCGCTATACCTATGAAGGTGTTGCTCGACATCTAGAAATTCAGAAGCAGGTGGCTGAATTATGGTCAGAATATCAAGAGACTGAGGAATACAAACAACGGCAAAACTTCCGTTTTTGA